In the genome of Coturnix japonica isolate 7356 chromosome Z, Coturnix japonica 2.1, whole genome shotgun sequence, one region contains:
- the CCNH gene encoding cyclin-H isoform X1 has product MFYSSTQRRFWTFRSEEELARSRAEANRKFRSKAVAGGKVQQGESFLLEAHEELAICKYYEKRLLDFCAVFKPAMPRSVVGTACMYFKRFYLNNSVMEYHPRIIMLTCAFLACKVDEFNVSSAQFVGNLRESPVGQEKALEQILEYELLLIQQLNFHLIVHNPYRPFEGILIDLKTRYPLIENPEVLRKTADDFLSRVALTDAYLLFTPSQIALAAILASASRAGINIESYLSECFMLKDNRTFLSKLLDGMKSMKNLIKKYELPRPEEVAALKQKLEKCHSSELSLNNNVLRKKRKISEEDENSKKPKLDEEEWTDEDVVDL; this is encoded by the exons ATGTTCTACAGCAGCACGCAGCGGCGATTCTGGACCTTCCGCAGTGAGGAGGAGCTGGCGAGGAGCCGGGCCGAAGCCAACCGCAAATTTCGTAGCAAAGCTGTTGCCGGCGGGAAG GTGCAGCAGGGTGAGTCCTTCCTGCTGGAGGCCCACGAGGAGCTGGCGATATGCAAGTACTACGAGAAGAGGCTGCTGGATTTTTGTGCCGTCTTCAAGCCTGCCATGCCGCGGTCTGTAGTG GGAACGGCTTGCATGTATTTCAAACGTTTTTATCTCAATAACTCAGTGATGGAGTACCATCCTCGGATAATAAT GCTAACGTGTGCGTTTTTAGCCTGCAAAGTAGATGAGTTTAACGTGTCCAGTGCTCAGTTTGTTGGTAACCTTCGAGAAAGCCCTGTTGGACAAGAAAAAGCTCTTGAACAGATACTGGAATATGAACTACTGCTTATTCAGCAGTTGAACTTCCATCTTATTGTACACAATCCATACAGGCCATTTGAGGGAATTTTAATTGATTTGAAG ACTCGGTACCCATTGATAGAAAATCCTGAAGTTTTAAGGAAAACGGCTGATGACTTCCTCAGTCGAGTGGCTCTGACAGATGCGTATCTCCTCTTCACGCCCTCACAGATAGCTCTCGCTGCTATACTAGCTAGCGCTTCAAGAGCAGGAATTAATATAGAAAG TTATTTATCAGAGTGTTTTATGCTGAAAGACAACAGAACATTCTTGTCCAAACTACTGGACGGCATGAAaa GCATGAAAAATCTTATAAAGAAGTACGAACTTCCAAGACCTGAAGAGGTTGCAGCTCTGAAACAGAAGTTAGAGAAATGTCACAGCTCAGAACTTTCACTTAATAATAATGT gcttaggaagaagaggaaaattagTGAAGAAGATGAAAACTCCAAGAAGCCTAAACTGGATGAG GAAGAATGGactgatgaagatgttgtgGATTTGTGA
- the CCNH gene encoding cyclin-H isoform X3: MFYSSTQRRFWTFRSEEELARSRAEANRKFRSKAVAGGKVQQGESFLLEAHEELAICKYYEKRLLDFCAVFKPAMPRSVVGTACMYFKRFYLNNSVMEYHPRIIMLTCAFLACKVDEFNVSSAQFVGNLRESPVGQEKALEQILEYELLLIQQLNFHLIVHNPYRPFEGILIDLKTRYPLIENPEVLRKTADDFLSRVALTDAYLLFTPSQIALAAILASASRAGINIESYLSECFMLKDNRTFLSKLLDGMKSMKNLIKKYELPRPEEVAALKQKLEKCHSSELSLNNNVKKRKISEEDENSKKPKLDEEEWTDEDVVDL; the protein is encoded by the exons ATGTTCTACAGCAGCACGCAGCGGCGATTCTGGACCTTCCGCAGTGAGGAGGAGCTGGCGAGGAGCCGGGCCGAAGCCAACCGCAAATTTCGTAGCAAAGCTGTTGCCGGCGGGAAG GTGCAGCAGGGTGAGTCCTTCCTGCTGGAGGCCCACGAGGAGCTGGCGATATGCAAGTACTACGAGAAGAGGCTGCTGGATTTTTGTGCCGTCTTCAAGCCTGCCATGCCGCGGTCTGTAGTG GGAACGGCTTGCATGTATTTCAAACGTTTTTATCTCAATAACTCAGTGATGGAGTACCATCCTCGGATAATAAT GCTAACGTGTGCGTTTTTAGCCTGCAAAGTAGATGAGTTTAACGTGTCCAGTGCTCAGTTTGTTGGTAACCTTCGAGAAAGCCCTGTTGGACAAGAAAAAGCTCTTGAACAGATACTGGAATATGAACTACTGCTTATTCAGCAGTTGAACTTCCATCTTATTGTACACAATCCATACAGGCCATTTGAGGGAATTTTAATTGATTTGAAG ACTCGGTACCCATTGATAGAAAATCCTGAAGTTTTAAGGAAAACGGCTGATGACTTCCTCAGTCGAGTGGCTCTGACAGATGCGTATCTCCTCTTCACGCCCTCACAGATAGCTCTCGCTGCTATACTAGCTAGCGCTTCAAGAGCAGGAATTAATATAGAAAG TTATTTATCAGAGTGTTTTATGCTGAAAGACAACAGAACATTCTTGTCCAAACTACTGGACGGCATGAAaa GCATGAAAAATCTTATAAAGAAGTACGAACTTCCAAGACCTGAAGAGGTTGCAGCTCTGAAACAGAAGTTAGAGAAATGTCACAGCTCAGAACTTTCACTTAATAATAATGT gaagaagaggaaaattagTGAAGAAGATGAAAACTCCAAGAAGCCTAAACTGGATGAG GAAGAATGGactgatgaagatgttgtgGATTTGTGA
- the CCNH gene encoding cyclin-H isoform X2, whose protein sequence is MFYSSTQRRFWTFRSEEELARSRAEANRKFRSKAVAGGKQGESFLLEAHEELAICKYYEKRLLDFCAVFKPAMPRSVVGTACMYFKRFYLNNSVMEYHPRIIMLTCAFLACKVDEFNVSSAQFVGNLRESPVGQEKALEQILEYELLLIQQLNFHLIVHNPYRPFEGILIDLKTRYPLIENPEVLRKTADDFLSRVALTDAYLLFTPSQIALAAILASASRAGINIESYLSECFMLKDNRTFLSKLLDGMKSMKNLIKKYELPRPEEVAALKQKLEKCHSSELSLNNNVLRKKRKISEEDENSKKPKLDEEEWTDEDVVDL, encoded by the exons ATGTTCTACAGCAGCACGCAGCGGCGATTCTGGACCTTCCGCAGTGAGGAGGAGCTGGCGAGGAGCCGGGCCGAAGCCAACCGCAAATTTCGTAGCAAAGCTGTTGCCGGCGGGAAG CAGGGTGAGTCCTTCCTGCTGGAGGCCCACGAGGAGCTGGCGATATGCAAGTACTACGAGAAGAGGCTGCTGGATTTTTGTGCCGTCTTCAAGCCTGCCATGCCGCGGTCTGTAGTG GGAACGGCTTGCATGTATTTCAAACGTTTTTATCTCAATAACTCAGTGATGGAGTACCATCCTCGGATAATAAT GCTAACGTGTGCGTTTTTAGCCTGCAAAGTAGATGAGTTTAACGTGTCCAGTGCTCAGTTTGTTGGTAACCTTCGAGAAAGCCCTGTTGGACAAGAAAAAGCTCTTGAACAGATACTGGAATATGAACTACTGCTTATTCAGCAGTTGAACTTCCATCTTATTGTACACAATCCATACAGGCCATTTGAGGGAATTTTAATTGATTTGAAG ACTCGGTACCCATTGATAGAAAATCCTGAAGTTTTAAGGAAAACGGCTGATGACTTCCTCAGTCGAGTGGCTCTGACAGATGCGTATCTCCTCTTCACGCCCTCACAGATAGCTCTCGCTGCTATACTAGCTAGCGCTTCAAGAGCAGGAATTAATATAGAAAG TTATTTATCAGAGTGTTTTATGCTGAAAGACAACAGAACATTCTTGTCCAAACTACTGGACGGCATGAAaa GCATGAAAAATCTTATAAAGAAGTACGAACTTCCAAGACCTGAAGAGGTTGCAGCTCTGAAACAGAAGTTAGAGAAATGTCACAGCTCAGAACTTTCACTTAATAATAATGT gcttaggaagaagaggaaaattagTGAAGAAGATGAAAACTCCAAGAAGCCTAAACTGGATGAG GAAGAATGGactgatgaagatgttgtgGATTTGTGA
- the CCNH gene encoding cyclin-H isoform X4: MFYSSTQRRFWTFRSEEELARSRAEANRKFRSKAVAGGKVQQGESFLLEAHEELAICKYYEKRLLDFCAVFKPAMPRSVVGTACMYFKRFYLNNSVMEYHPRIIMLTCAFLACKVDEFNVSSAQFVGNLRESPVGQEKALEQILEYELLLIQQLNFHLIVHNPYRPFEGILIDLKTRYPLIENPEVLRKTADDFLSRVALTDAYLLFTPSQIALAAILASASRAGINIESYLSECFMLKDNRTFLSKLLDGMKMLWKH, from the exons ATGTTCTACAGCAGCACGCAGCGGCGATTCTGGACCTTCCGCAGTGAGGAGGAGCTGGCGAGGAGCCGGGCCGAAGCCAACCGCAAATTTCGTAGCAAAGCTGTTGCCGGCGGGAAG GTGCAGCAGGGTGAGTCCTTCCTGCTGGAGGCCCACGAGGAGCTGGCGATATGCAAGTACTACGAGAAGAGGCTGCTGGATTTTTGTGCCGTCTTCAAGCCTGCCATGCCGCGGTCTGTAGTG GGAACGGCTTGCATGTATTTCAAACGTTTTTATCTCAATAACTCAGTGATGGAGTACCATCCTCGGATAATAAT GCTAACGTGTGCGTTTTTAGCCTGCAAAGTAGATGAGTTTAACGTGTCCAGTGCTCAGTTTGTTGGTAACCTTCGAGAAAGCCCTGTTGGACAAGAAAAAGCTCTTGAACAGATACTGGAATATGAACTACTGCTTATTCAGCAGTTGAACTTCCATCTTATTGTACACAATCCATACAGGCCATTTGAGGGAATTTTAATTGATTTGAAG ACTCGGTACCCATTGATAGAAAATCCTGAAGTTTTAAGGAAAACGGCTGATGACTTCCTCAGTCGAGTGGCTCTGACAGATGCGTATCTCCTCTTCACGCCCTCACAGATAGCTCTCGCTGCTATACTAGCTAGCGCTTCAAGAGCAGGAATTAATATAGAAAG TTATTTATCAGAGTGTTTTATGCTGAAAGACAACAGAACATTCTTGTCCAAACTACTGGACGGCATGAAaa tgctgtgGAAGCATTAA